The following are encoded together in the Salvia hispanica cultivar TCC Black 2014 chromosome 6, UniMelb_Shisp_WGS_1.0, whole genome shotgun sequence genome:
- the LOC125195081 gene encoding uncharacterized protein LOC125195081 encodes MRELNWSVGGALLHLGENEAMQVIERVASNDDGWNNDINKSYRVASVSKDDRIDRMSKQLDLLTTQLGIMKMRQSGSEIQGGVEGVNYVHQGGNNMNFNNYLPNQGSDNYNRYGNKVHPNLSYGNPNNALQRPLGFTVANGIVDEQKKPTTEDILAAFMIQTTKYMEKTDKYMEITNQRLGKVENDVQSLNVHMKSINNQIIQISQAVGVQHQPGQFPAHTINNPKDCKTIHLRGSKSYERPSMPIDEKKSTPEENVRAEENFKGKNKVDIQTEKDAVLEKLPPPSIPTTVRVPFLFAVKKKKLDEQFSKFLDIFRKVHINIPLVEALQEMTTYAKFLKDVLSKKKKKWIDYETVNIFENCSAIIQKKQPAKFKDPGSFNISCVIRNDRQTKALCDLGASINLMPLSFFTLQMADRSVTYAKGIVEDVLVKVHNFIFSVDFVVLDIEEDMNVPLILGRLFLATGKALIDIVKGELTLRMANKRHILSIYNAMKSREDDELVMKMECKVVHVVKVQKTQAIESTFG; translated from the coding sequence ATGCGTGAACTGAACTGGAGCGTAGGAGGAGCACTCCTTCATTTAGGAGAGAATGAAGCTATGCAAGTGATTGAGCGAGTAGCCTCCAATGATGATGGATGGAATAATGACATAAACAAGTCTTATAGGGTGGCCTCTGTATCAaaagatgatagaatagaCAGAATGTCAAAGCAGCTTGATCTCTTGACCACACAATTAGGAATTATGAAGATGAGACAGTCTGGGTCAGAGATTCAAGGGGGAGTTGAAGGTGTCAACTATGTGCACCAAGGAGGGAATAACATGAACTTCAACAACTATCTGCCAAACCAAGGGAGTGATAACTATAACCGCTATGGTAACAAGGTGCATCCCAATCTCTCCTACGGTAATCCAAACAATGCTTTGCAACGACCACTAGGATTCACAGTAGCTAATGGAATTGTCGATGAGCAGAAGAAGCCTACTACAGAAGATATCTTGGCAGCATTCATGATTCAGACTACCAAGTATATGGAGAAAACTGACAAGTACATGGAGATTACTAATCAAAGGCTGGGAAAAGTTGAGAATGACGTGCAAAGCTTGAACGTACATATGAAGAGCATTAACAATCAGATAATTCAGATCTCTCAAGCTGTGGGAGTCCAACATCAACCAGGCCAATTCCCAGCACATACCATAAACAATCCCAAGGACTGCAAGACCATACACTTGAGAGGTAGTAAAAGCTATGAAAGACCTTCCATGCCTATAGATGAAAAGAAGAGTACTCCAGAGGAAAATGTCAGAGCAGAAGAGAATTTCAAGGGAAAGAATAAGGTGGACATTCAGACCGAGAAAGACGCAGTGCTAGAAAAGCTGCCCCCTCCCTCCATTCCTACGACAGTTAGGGTGCCCTTCCTATTTgcggtgaagaagaagaagttggaTGAACAATTCTCCAAATTTCTCGATATTTTTAGGAAGGTGCACATTAATATACCATTGGTGGAAGCTCTGCAAGAGATGACTACATATGCAAAGTTCCTAAAAGATGTGCtctccaagaagaagaagaagtggaTTGATTATGAGACGGTGAACATATTTGAAAATTGTAGTGCGATAATTCAAAAGAAGCAACCTGCCAAGTTTAAAGATCCTGGGAGTTTCAATATCTCATGCGTCATTAGAAATGATAGACAGACAAAGGCACTGTGTGATCTGGGGGCGAGCATAAATTTGATGCCATTATCGTTTTTCACACTACAGATGGCAGATAGATCAGTCACCTATGCTAAAGGAATTGTTGAGGATGTTCTGGTGAAGGTACataactttatattttctgtCGATTTTGTAGTATTGGATATAGAGGAAGACATGAATGTGCCGCTTATCCTGGGGCGTCTATTCCTAGCAACGGGAAAAGCACTGATAGATATAGTAAAGGGAGAGCTCACTCTTCGTATGGCCAACAAACGACACATTTTATCTATCTACAATGCTATGAAGAGTCGTGAAGATGATGAACTTGTTATGAAGATGGAGTGCAAAGTTGTGCATGTTGTGAAGGTCCAAAAGACACAAGCAATTGAGTCAACATTTGGGTGA